One region of Kazachstania africana CBS 2517 chromosome 3, complete genome genomic DNA includes:
- the KIN3 gene encoding serine/threonine protein kinase KIN3 (similar to Saccharomyces cerevisiae KIN3 (YAR018C); ancestral locus Anc_3.178), with protein MYRRAECNSEYEVLEEIGRGSFGAVRKVIHKATNTTMVRKEIKYGHMNHKERQQLISECKILSQLNHENIVKFHSWDFNERLQVLYLYMEYCSNGDLSQLISLYKNEHKYIPEQIIWVILTQLLLALYRCHYGEDPATLVTIYDRMKLPSGSKNIVIHRDLKPGNIFLDGNKSRTNNSAKNGSSAVGTVKLGDFGLAKALGNSIQFATTYVGTPYYMSPEVLRDQPYSPLSDVWSLGCVVYEMCSLHPPFQAKNYSELQNKIKLGRFDNIPEYYSDGLMAIIKSMIKTDMNDRASIFELLQDIQIRTTRKSLQLEKFERNLLDYEQELVNIEKILEKQAIDYERTVMQLKEQFGEAVEERTREVLNGKKIGKIPDSIIYSNEYNKKLYKPAYHWQTRYR; from the coding sequence ATGTATAGAAGAGCTGAGTGTAATTCAGAATATGAGGTTCTCGAAGAAATAGGTAGAGGATCTTTCGGCGCAGTGAGGAAGGTTATTCATAAGGCTACCAATACCACCATGGTTAGGAAGGAGATTAAGTATGGACATATGAATCATAAAGAAAGGCAGCAGTTGATATCAGaatgtaaaattttatctCAATTGAATCATGAAAACATTGTCAAGTTTCATTCGTGGGATTTTAACGAAAGATTGCAAGTTTTATATTTGTACATGGAGTATTGCTCAAACGGTGATTTGAGTCAGTTGATATCTTTGTACAAAAATGAGCATAAGTATATTCCTGAACAAATTATTTGGGTTATATTAACGCAGTTACTACTCGCGTTATATCGTTGTCATTATGGTGAGGACCCAGCAACCTTGGTCACCATTTATGACAGGATGAAACTACCCAGTGGGAGCAAGAATATTGTGATACATAGAGATTTGAAGCCAGGTAACATTTTCTTGGATGGGAATAAGAGTCGAACTAATAACAGTGCAAAAAATGGCAGCAGTGCAGTGGGGACAGTGAAACTCGGTGACTTTGGCCTTGCCAAAGCTTTAGGAAATAGCATTCAATTTGCTACCACATATGTGGGGACGCCATATTACATGTCTCCTGAAGTATTAAGAGATCAACCATATTCTCCACTGAGTGATGTTTGGTCATTGGGCTGTGTAGTCTATGAGATGTGCTCGTTGCACCCACCATTCCAGGCTAAGAACTATAGTGAGTTgcaaaataaaatcaagCTGGGAAGATTCGATAACATCCCCGAATACTACAGTGACGGTTTAATGGCCATAATAAAATCGATGATCAAGACAGATATGAATGATAGGgcttcaatatttgaacTATTACAGGATATACAAATAAGAACAACGAGAAAGTCATTACAACTCGAGAAATTTGAACGAAATCTACTAGATTATGAGCAAGAACTAGTCAATATTGAGAAAATTCTCGAAAAGCAGGCCATAGATTATGAAAGAACCGTTATGCAATTGAAAGAACAATTTGGAGAAGCAGTAGAGGAACGAACACGTGAGGTCTTGAATGGTAAGAAGATAGGTAAAATACCTGATTCCATAATCTACAGTAATGAGTACAATAAGAAGCTATATAAGCCAGCATATCATTGGCAAACTCGATACAGATAA
- the CDC15 gene encoding serine/threonine protein kinase CDC15 (similar to Saccharomyces cerevisiae CDC15 (YAR019C); ancestral locus Anc_3.177), with product MVPFSKIQDQVNVTPAQQTNERSTNSVSYQLKQVIGKGSYGIVYKAINRRTEQVVAIKELYYNNDTELQDIMVEIDLLKNLDHVNIIKYHGFIQKLSNLYIILEFASHGSLKNLMMQRPEKHLNEKETRIYIKQTINGLVYLHEQGVIHRDIKAANLLLDASNTIKLADFGVSTSVANSAMTLAGSLNWMAPEIITNKGASTLSDIWSLGATIIELLTGNPPFHKLMDINIYYAIENDVFLPPENLSTNCQNILNLCFQKNMFKRPSAVSLLKHPWLKDITQSTQLPENLDFKSAKFLQFREDFEKDDLNWDDDFMDNQNLQNIKPSVESRSSSPVKDNLYLDTFNENDGTIHDGYHYLQKLKDREKLKSTILSIQTIFKDCKTDHILNALLPLLKCSPDHTDIVVSILSFDFEYNNAKLRNRLVECGGIPYIINNESIITTCFLKDRTFPYKILFQCGVMNNNNINKFKNNPQVYFRLLYKYLQATSLSFFYSWCESNLDCELIMEHIQNDKKVQAIILRLASVDYESHWLLNKLVPLLCQQKNQDSFYSSQVLYTILKSLAFMTQHSHCTIMHDNDGDMNDGNSLNSHSSSSSPTDRTILMTPSPLKLNSPIKSNFKNFGDSTRTSKIILKDDFENWLLGLLNHTTLFVNDNGDTSTTGSSTSSNSNVVNIKNNNNNNNIHVWKYFTKVCLNTIQINNKNRSFAKLLFQKPKFMSLINYILDQHELVPNKMATHLASVLQQLLNVLIEIVNLNTIHPDFVHLILRFLQFKDFISGGIEIVVKILSSSSTLSKENMNLITLKDLTDAFYKFEANNINFNSFLGKYTRLCSLQRKYSFLSGLSNEIIMHPGFSKDFKVFFKLYENSLLIQIEILKLLKGLFVTCDITDPVVEKNYKKLVKFLSANWDNKSNKETRQVGKDSVLIIQLCNDITNLYK from the coding sequence ATGGTGCCTTTCTCAAAGATACAAGATCAAGTTAACGTGACACCAGCACAGCAAACAAATGAGAGGTCCACAAATTCAGTATCTTATCAATTGAAGCAAGTTATTGGGAAGGGTTCATATGGTATCGTCTATAAAGCTATCAATAGGAGAACGGAACAAGTCGTTGCTATCAAAGAACTATattataataatgataCGGAGCTTCAAGATATCATGGTAGAGATCGatttattaaagaatttagACCATGTTAACATCATAAAATATCATGGTTTTATACAAAAACTGTCCAATTTGTACATTATTCTCGAATTTGCGTCCCATGGTTCTCTTAAAAACCTAATGATGCAAAGACCTGAAAAgcatttgaatgaaaaagaGACTAGAATATACATCAAGCAGACTATAAATGGGTTAGTTTATTTGCACGAACAAGGTGTTATCCACAGAGACATTAAAGCAGCTAATTTACTTTTGGATGCCAGCAATACCATCAAGTTAGCAGATTTTGGTGTATCCACCAGTGTGGCTAATTCTGCTATGACATTAGCTGGATCATTAAATTGGATGGCCCCCGAGATTATTACAAACAAAGGTGCTTCTACTTTGAGCGACATCTGGTCTCTTGGTGCTACTATTATAGAGTTATTGACAGGCAATCCGCCATTTCATAAATTAATGgatattaatatatattacgccattgaaaatgatgtaTTTTTACCACCagaaaatctttcaacCAACtgtcaaaatattttaaaccTTTGTTTTCAGAAAAATATGTTTAAGAGACCTTCAGCAGTTTCGTTGTTAAAGCATCCGTGGTTAAAAGATATTACACAATCAACTCAACTTCCTGAAAATTTAGACTTTAAATCTGCAAAATTTCTACAGTTTAGAGAAGATTTTGAGAAGGATGATCTCAATTGGGATGACGATTTCATGgataatcaaaatttacaaaatatcaaaCCATCTGTTGAATCTAGATCTTCTTCTCCCGTTAAGGATAATCTATATCTAGACacattcaatgaaaatgacgGAACCATTCATGACGGGTAccattatttacaaaaactGAAAGATAGAGAGAAACTTAAATCAACCATATTAAGCATCCAAACTATATTTAAGGATTGCAAAACGGATCATATTTTAAATGCTTTACTACCATTGCTGAAATGTAGTCCAGATCATACTGATATAGTAGTgtcaattttatcttttgattttgaatacAACAATGCAAAATTAAGGAATAGATTGGTGGAATGTGGTGGAATACCctatattattaataatgaGTCCATCATCACGACTTGTTTTCTTAAAGACCGCACATTTCCTTATAAAATTCTCTTTCAATGTGGAGTcatgaataataataatattaataaatttaaaaataatcCTCAAGTTTATTTTCGTTTGCTATACAAATATTTACAGGCAACCTCGCTGTCATTTTTTTACAGCTGGTGTGAGTCGAATTTGGATTGTGAACTGATAATGGAACATATACAAAATGATAAGAAAGTACAAGCGATTATTTTGCGTCTGGCATCTGTCGACTACGAATCACATTGGCTTCTTAATAAGCTTGTGCCACTTTTATGtcaacaaaaaaatcaagattcGTTTTACTCTTCTCAAGTACTGTATACTATTCTAAAGTCCTTAGCATTTATGACCCAGCACTCCCATTGTACAATTATGCATGATAACGACGGTGACATGAATGATGGTAATTCTCTTAATTCACATTCTTCAAGTAGCTCACCCACAGATAGAACAATATTGATGACGCCTTCTCCTCTCAAATTGAATTCACCGATCAAAAGTaactttaaaaattttggtgatAGCACGAGAACTTCCAAGATAATACTAAAGGAtgactttgaaaattggcTGCTAGGCTTACTAAATCATACGACCCTTTTTGTTAATGATAACGGTGATACTTCGACTACTGGCTCGAGCACTAGTAGTAATTCAAATGTTgtcaatatcaaaaataacaataacaataataatattcatgTTTGGAAATATTTTACCAAAGTTTGCCTTAACACTATTCAAATAAACAATAAAAACAGGTCATTTGccaaattattatttcaaaaaccGAAGTTTATGAGCTTGATCAATTACATTTTAGACCAACACGAATTAGTGCCAAATAAAATGGCAACACATCTAGCATCCGTTCTTCAGCAGTTATTGAATGTATTGATCGAGATCGTGAATCTCAATACGATACATCCGGATTTTGTCCATTTAATATTACGCTTTCTCCAATTCAAAGACTTTATATCTGGAGGTATAGAAATTGTTGTGAAAATTCTATCATCTAGTAGCACACTCAGTAAGGAAAACATGAATTTAATtacattgaaagatttgaCGGATGCCTTTTATAAATTCGAAGCCAATAATATCAACTTCAACTCATTTTTGGGGAAATATACTAGGTTATGCAGTTTACAAAGGAAATACTCGTTTTTGAGTGGGCTTTCGAATGAAATAATCATGCACCCaggtttttcaaaagactTTAAggtatttttcaaactaTATGAAAACAGTCTattaattcaaattgaGATATTGAAGCTCTTGAAAGGTTTGTTTGTTACATGTGATATAACCGACCCCGTTGTAGAGAAGAACTATAAAAAGCTCGTGAAGTTTCTGAGTGCCAATTGGGATAATAAATCTAACAAAGAAACCAGACAAGTCGGAAAGGATTCAGTTTTAATCATACAATTATGTAATGATATTACcaatttatataaatga
- the KAFR0C00940 gene encoding uncharacterized protein (similar to Saccharomyces cerevisiae OSH2 (YDL019C) and SWH1 (YAR042W); ancestral locus Anc_3.175), with protein MSSEHITDTGDTPLSRPLLKLQLLNCLRKGKYDELVLLINDKFKPRDNPDVIQTKKLILHYAIQVETPLQLIKDIVGKEDFREIIKINEQDDNGNTPLHLAAAQSRLDVILFLLEQPNINDCIVNKLNLQAFEMCKDVNIAQLMQYKKSTYIAEIATAFKLAFNNRDFEHLESILSNQRNAQLLDINGIDPKSGDTVLHEFVKKRDVIMCNWLLEHGSDPFKRDAKGRLPVDIIKNNNDGASADSSMPPSNTTRMAIDMELKKMLEKAATEQPVIDFDGSGNAIDVTDSNVKIPMQPTMKGYLKKWTNFAQGYKLRYFVLGEDGRLSYYIDQNDTANACRGSLNVSNCTLHLDSSEKLKFEIISNSNNSVSWHLKGNHPVETNRWVWAIQGAIRFSKDKRKELTSSRYDHVSNNAPLNDLNSIITPASSVKEERPTTENVTKTGDESTRQQDSMVSEELYSDEEEDVDFTNNEMFNFQQLDNGEDLKITYGPYQQKLDTLKESISLELSSLSELVTSTTLASTDRSPGNEFFETISDSLITLASNFEKLNSLGDKRDKKLISMLSKQYDVNNIWIKSMKELELELVEKDTKLINLDKERKRLKTLLETTAETSSRNTADEANNETLREIVKYINSEGEDEEDTDADEFFDAEEADSISTQIADITTSKDLGEEVQEDAFSEKAVEPSSTVVTTGLQSAILDVLETDQTFKGYEQEFRKTLKLDKDNRPKVSLWSVLKSMVGKDLTKIALPVSFNEPTSMLQRVSEDLEYASLLSQATRFQDSTLRMLYVAVFTASPYASTINRVAKPFNPLLGETFEYVNKDESYRFFTEQVSHHPPICATWTESPKWDFYGECNVDSKFNGRSFNVLHLGKWFIQLRPDNLNVQETYSFKKPDNAVIGILMGKPEVDNCGDVRIDNHATGDYCLLHYKARGWTSAGAFEVRGEIYDKDNVKQWVLGGHWNESIYAKKMINSSSDQLNVESLRLDDSSVADPKYDGSKFLVWKANKRMPDVAFNLTSYAISLNDENPELLKWVAPTDSRLRPDQRAMEYGEYDKAADEKYRLEEKQRAIRREREAQNIKWQPKWFRKEAHPVTHEPFWKFDEQYWKSRQTHSWDTCDDIF; from the coding sequence ATGTCGAGCGAACACATTACTGACACAGGTGATACGCCGTTAAGTAGGCCTCTGCTGAAATTACAATTGTTAAATTGTCTCAGAAAGGGCAAATATGATGAGTTAGTTCTTCTTATAAACGATAAATTCAAACCCAGAGACAATCCAGATGTTATTCAaaccaagaaattgatCCTACACTATGCTATTCAGGTCGAGACCCCACTCCAATTGATCAAGGATATAGTCGGCAAAGAGGACTTCAGGGAGATAATAAAAATCAACGAACAGGATGATAATGGTAACACGCCGTTGCACTTGGCTGCAGCACAATCTAGACTCGATGTCATCCTGTTCTTGCTAGAACAGccaaatatcaatgattGCATTGTGAATAAGCTAAATTTACAAGCATTCGAAATGTGTAAAGATGTCAATATCGCACAATTGATGCAATACAAAAAATCTACTTACATTGCAGAAATTGCTACAGCATTCAAACTTGCCTTCAATAACAGAGATTTTGAGCACTTGGAATCTATATTATCCAATCAACGAAACGCTCAGTTGTTAGATATCAATGGTATCGACCCAAAAAGTGGCGATACTGTCCTCCACGAGTTCGTAAAGAAAAGGGATGTGATCATGTGTAACTGGCTACTAGAACATGGATCTGACCCATTTAAACGTGATGCAAAGGGAAGACTACCAGTAGAtataatcaaaaataataatgacgGCGCATCTGCAGATTCTAGTATGCCACCTTCAAACACAACTAGGATGGCCATTGATATGGAACTCAAAAAGATGCTTGAAAAAGCCGCTACCGAACAACCTGTAATCGATTTTGATGGTAGTGGTAATGCGATTGATGTCACAGACTCTAACGTCAAAATACCAATGCAGCCTACAATGAAAGGCTATCTTAAAAAATGGACAAACTTTGCACAGGGTTACAAATTGCGATATTTTGTACTTGGTGAAGATGGTAGACTTTCTTATTATATAGATCAAAATGATACGGCAAATGCTTGTAGAGGTTCGTTGAACGTTTCAAACTGCACGTTACATCTGGATTCATCTgagaaattaaaatttgaaattataagCAATAGTAATAATTCAGTAAGCTGGCATTTGAAGGGGAATCATCCGGTGGAAACCAATAGGTGGGTTTGGGCTATTCAAGGTGCAAtaagattttcaaaagataaaCGCAAAGAATTGACATCATCTCGTTATGATCATGTTTCGAATAATGCGCCTCTTAATGACTTGAATTCAATTATCACCCCGGCTTCTTCtgtaaaagaagaaaggcCAACTACGGAAAATGTGACCAAAACAGGAGATGAATCAACCAGACAACAAGATTCCATGGTCTCTGAGGAACTCtattctgatgaagaagaagatgttgACTTcacaaataatgaaatgttCAACTTTCAGCAATTAGATAACGGTGAAGATCTGAAAATAACATATGGACCTTACCAGCAAAAGTTAGACACCTTAAAAGAATCAATTTCCTTAGAATTGTCATCCTTAAGTGAATTGGTGACGTCAACAACTTTGGCTTCCACTGATAGATCTCCTggaaatgaattttttgagaCTATCAGTGATTCTTTGATAACCTTAGCTTccaactttgaaaaattgaattccTTAGGTGATAAACGtgacaagaaattgatatcaATGTTAAGTAAACAATATGATGTTAATAATATCTGGATCAAATCTATGAAGGAATTAGAGCTTGAGCTGGTTGAAAAAGAtacaaaattaataaatttggacaaagaaaggaaaagacTGAAGACTCTTTTAGAAACTACTGCCGAAACCTCGTCAAGGAATACAGCAGATGAAGCAAATAACGAGACACTGAGAGAGATTgttaaatatattaataGTGAAggagaagatgaagaggacACAGACGcagatgaattttttgatgcAGAAGAAGCCGACAGTATTAGTACCCAGATTGCAGATATTACTACTTCGAAAGATCTTGGAGAAGAAGTACAGGAGGATGctttttctgaaaaagCTGTTGAACCAAGTTCAACCGTGGTGACCACTGGTCTACAATCTGCAATATTAGATGTGCTTGAAACTGATCAGACCTTTAAAGGTTATGAACAAGAATTTAGAAAGACTTTAAAGCTGGATAAAGATAACAGACCAAAAGTGAGTTTGTGGTCAGTATTAAAGTCGATGGTTGGAAAAGATTTAACCAAAATTGCTTTACCGGTTTCGTTCAACGAACCTACATCCATGCTACAAAGAGTTTCAGAAGATTTAGAATATGCATCATTGTTGAGCCAGGCAACAAGGTTTCAAGACTCTACCCTAAGAATGCTTTACGTAGCAGTATTTACCGCGTCACCATATGCATCTACCATCAATAGAGTGGCCAAACCTTTTAATCCTTTACTCGGTGAAACATTCGAGTACGTAAATAAGGACGAATCATACAGATTTTTCACTGAACAGGTTTCACATCATCCCCCAATTTGTGCCACATGGACTGAATCCCCCAAATGGGATTTTTATGGTGAGTGTAACGttgattcaaaattcaatggtaGATCCTTTAACGTGCTACATTTGGGTAAGTGGTTCATTCAACTAAGACCGGATAATCTTAACGTACAGGAAACATATAGTTTCAAAAAGCCAGATAATGCAGTGATCGGTATTTTAATGGGTAAGCCAGAGGTTGACAATTGTGGTGACGTTAGAATCGATAATCATGCCACTGGAGATTATTGTCTCTTACATTATAAGGCAAGAGGATGGACATCTGCAGGAGCATTTGAAGTAAGAGGTGAAATTTACGATAAGGATAATGTCAAACAATGGGTCTTAGGGGGGCACTGGAATGAATCGATatatgcaaaaaaaatgataaactCAAGTTCCGATCAACTTAATGTAGAATCACTGCGACTAGATGATTCTAGTGTAGCAGATCCTAAATATGATGGATCTAAATTTTTGGTATGGAAGGCTAACAAAAGAATGCCAGATGTTGCCTTCAATTTGACTTCTTACGCTATATCATTAAACGATGAAAATCCAGAACTTTTGAAATGGGTTGCACCAACTGATTCAAGATTGAGACCGGATCAAAGAGCCATGGAATACGGTGAATATGACAAGGCAGCTGACGAGAAGTATAGACTGGAAGAGAAACAGAGAGCTATACGTAGAGAAAGAGAGGctcaaaatatcaaatggCAACCAAAATGGTTCAGAAAAGAAGCACATCCCGTCACTCACGAACctttttggaaatttgatgaaCAATATTGGAAATCAAGACAAACACATTCGTGGGACACATGCGATGATATCTTCTGA
- the THI20 gene encoding trifunctional hydroxymethylpyrimidine kinase/phosphomethylpyrimidine kinase/thiaminase (similar to Saccharomyces cerevisiae THI20 (YOL055C); ancestral locus Anc_3.174), translating into MPYETIQINTPPPYLTLNRSEKLPTVLIIAGSDCSGGAGIEADLKTITAHRCYAETCITAVTVQTPVSVFDVHNIPKSIISGILDNNLRDMKCDVIKTGMLTYDAIISLNEKLEKLDELPKLVIDPVLVATSGSTLTKDELVGLMKEKITPWATLLTPNIPECFKLIGEERNIRNLDDVFQLAKQVMSACSCSNLLVKGGHIPWDSSDKKYITDVLLLGKEKKFIVFKGHYVDTANTHGTGCSLASSIASNLARGYSLPQAVYGGIEYVQNAVAIGCDVTKDHVRINGPINHIYAVEIPLEKMIADECFEADHILDKYSMKLANNIGIGKPLEKPSFVKYLQEHPRVKPHWQSYIKHDFVKKIADGTLEPSKFQFFVEQDYSYLIDYARVHCIAASKMPSFEDMEKELTIVGGVKNEMQHHRERLQNHFNVTESEYFDNISRSTALKNYSRYFNDVAKRGNWQELVTALTPCLMGYGHALYTFEDSISTKNPLYLDWLSVYSSEWYRKAMEDGEILMNHVLQTYPSENVEALVQIYADVCELETKFWDSALNFSPENN; encoded by the coding sequence ATGCCTTACGAGACTATTCAAATCAACACACCGCCACCTTATTTAACACTAAATCgttctgaaaaattaccCACTGTATTAATCATCGCTGGTTCTGACTGTAGTGGTGGAGCAGGCATTGAAGcagatttgaaaactaTAACAGCACATAGATGTTATGCTGAAACATGTATCACTGCAGTTACTGTACAGACTCCTGTCTCTGTCTTTGACGTTCATAATATTCCAAAGAGCATAATAAGTGGAATTTtagataataatttgaGAGATATGAAATGTGATGTGATAAAGACCGGTATGTTAACATATGATGCGattatttctttaaatgaaaagttaGAAAAGCTCGATGAATTACCTAAGCTAGTGATCGATCCCGTTCTTGTAGCCACTTCTGGTTCTACATTAACAAAAGACGAGCTAGTTGGgttaatgaaagaaaaaatcacTCCTTGGGCAACACTATTGACTCCAAACATCCCAGAATGTTTTAAATTAATTGGCGAAGAAAGGAATATCAGGAACCTTGATGATGTTTTTCAGCTAGCTAAACAGGTGATGTCAGCTTGTAGTTGCTCAAATTTGTTAGTCAAGGGTGGTCACATACCATGGGACTCTAGcgataaaaaatatatcacTGATGTCCTGCTACTtggcaaagaaaaaaagttcatTGTATTCAAGGGCCATTATGTCGATACCGCTAACACGCATGGTACTGGATGCTCTCTGGCTTCCTCCATTGCATCGAACTTAGCTCGTGGTTATTCTCTACCTCAAGCTGTATACGGTGGGATTGAATACGTACAAAACGCGGTAGCTATTGGCTGTGATGTCACTAAAGATCATGTAAGGATAAATGGACCAATTAATCACATTTATGCCGTAGAAATACCACTCGAGAAAATGATTGCAGATGAATGTTTTGAAGCGGATCATATTTTAGATAAATATTCTATGAAATTGGCCAATAATATTGGTATTGGAAAACCATTAGAGAAACCAAGCTTTGTCAAGTATTTACAAGAACACCCAAGAGTAAAACCTCATTGGCAATCATATATCAAACACGATTTCGTCAAGAAAATAGCTGATGGAACTTTGGaaccttcaaaatttcaattttttgtgGAACAAGATTACTCATACCTCATTGATTACGCCAGAGTGCATTGTATAGCGGCAAGTAAGATGCcttcatttgaagatatgGAAAAGGAATTGACTATTGTAGGTGGTGTCAAGAATGAAATGCAACATCATAGAGAAAGACTACAAAATCATTTCAACGTGACGGAATCTGAGTACTTTGACAACATTTCAAGAAGTAcagctttgaaaaactatTCAAGGTACTTCAACGATGTTGCTAAGAGAGGTAACTGGCAAGAACTGGTTACTGCTTTGACACCATGTCTTATGGGATATGGCCATGCATTATATACATTCGAAGATTCGATTTCAACCAAAAATCCTTTGTATCTGGACTGGTTGAGTGTGTATTCATCAGAATGGTACCGTAAAGCGATGGAAGATGGTGAAATTCTCATGAACCACGTTTTGCAAACCTATCCCTCCGAAAATGTCGAGGCTTTGGTACAAATCTATGCTGATGTTTGCGAACTTGAAACTAAATTTTGGGACTCTGCTTTGAACTTTTCCCCAGAGAATAACTAA
- the KAFR0C00960 gene encoding uncharacterized protein (similar to Saccharomyces cerevisiae RPN4 (YDL020C); ancestral locus Anc_3.173), with translation MASTESTYRSNLLFTNTLDEDFYVLKKNCKSDFSHYQKSFASSSSSSLSSLLDFRPNSSSNDNILQPDNYVKKVTLPLDNSTYFLQTEECLDNTEDIFSPEKIVTNLFKKYGDPTVMTTGKFSNNTNSEILNSERHKLSSNQEVAISMKGEATELMNNSEVLCSPDSMEIDQQGEIYEFEGISSLNKDCQDPHEPETKRSYIDRDTERVTCAFESETTLLAHQNYVSTSVNANHEDAIPKLFMQSSASSDSSNFLSYPVLDDTNDLITTSTSIVMPISTTVSKKSGIIPPSEKFTDCTAPTGGKVTNAICSDEVFKCTLVNTVTNKPCFQEFSRPYDLTRHQNTVHAKKRSVFRCLECIRTHGEIGYQKTFSRLDALTRHIKLKHEGLPTEKRQELTQYARKNLEYIMT, from the coding sequence ATGGCATCGACCGAATCAACTTATAGAAGCAACTTATTGTTTACTAACACTCTGGATGAGGATTTTTAtgttttgaagaaaaactGTAAAAGTGACTTTTCACACtatcaaaaatcttttgCATCTTCATCCTCCTCATCATTATCGTCTTTACTTGATTTTAGACCCAATTCCTcttcaaatgataatatattGCAGCCTGATAATTATGTCAAGAAAGTGACACTGCCCCTGGATAACTcaacatattttcttcaaactGAAGAATGTCTCGATAATACAGAGGATATTTTTTCACCTGAGAAGATCGTGACcaatttattcaagaaatatgGTGATCCCACTGTGATGACTACaggtaaattttctaataacACAAAtagtgaaattttaaattccGAAAGACATAAGCTAAGTTCAAACCAAGAGGTAGCTATATCAATGAAAGGTGAAGCCACTGAACTCATGAATAATTCAGAAGTGCTATGTTCACCTGACAGCATGGAAATAGACCAACAGGGTGAAATATATGAATTTGAGGGTATTTCCAGCTTGAATAAAGACTGTCAGGACCCTCATGAGCCTGAAACGAAACGCTCATATATTGATCGTGACACTGAGAGAGTTACATGTGCTTTTGAAAGTGAAACTACTCTACTGGCACATCAAAATTACGTCTCAACTTCTGTAAACGCTAACCATGAAGATGCTATTCCAAAACTTTTCATGCAGTCGTCAGCTTCTTCAGATTCTTCAAACTTTTTATCATACCCAGTATTAGATGACACCAATGATTTAATTACTACCTCAACCTCCATCGTCATGCCCATATCCACAACGGTATCTAAGAAATCAGGAATAATACCCCCTTCAGAAAAGTTTACCGATTGTACAGCTCCAACAGGTGGAAAAGTAACCAACGCCATATGTTCAGACGAAGTTTTTAAATGTACTTTGGTCAATACAGTAACCAATAAGCCTTGCtttcaagaattttcaaGACCATACGATCTCACAAGGCATCAAAATACTGTTCAtgcaaagaaaagatcTGTATTTCGATGTTTAGAATGTATCAGAACTCATGGAGAAATAGGTTATCAAAAGACTTTCTCGAGGTTAGATGCATTGACAAGACATATAAAACTTAAACATGAAGGTTTGCCCACAGAGAAACGACAAGAGCTTACACAATATGCTAGAAAAAACTTGGAGTATATAATGACATGA